In Magnetospirillum sp. XM-1, a single window of DNA contains:
- the magA gene encoding iron transporter MagA, translating into MDLHHPELTYAAIVALAAVLCGGLMARLRQPAIVGYILAGVVLGPSGFGLVSNRDAVAVLAEFGVLMLLFVIGMKLDISRFLGVWKTAVFTTLLQIMGSVGTALALRHVLGWSLGLSVVLGCAVAVSSTAVVIKVLEASDELDTPVGRTTLGILIAQDMAVVPMMLVLESLQTKALLPADMARVVLSVLFLAVLFWWLSKRRVDLPLTARLSRDSDLATLSALAWCFGTAAVSGVLDLSPAYGAFLGGVVLGNSAQRDVLLKRAQPIGSVLLMVFFLSIGLLLDFKFIWKNLGTVLTLLAMVTLFKTALNVTALRLARQDWPSAFLAGVALAQIGEFSFLLAETGKAVKLISAQETKLVVAVTVLSLVLSPFWLFTMRRMHRVAAVHVHSFRDLVSRLYGEEARSLARTARRARMLAHRGSWRDDPNAGPGSGI; encoded by the coding sequence ATGGATTTGCATCATCCCGAACTGACCTATGCCGCCATCGTCGCCCTGGCCGCCGTGCTGTGCGGCGGACTGATGGCGCGCCTGAGGCAGCCGGCCATCGTCGGCTACATCCTGGCCGGCGTGGTGCTGGGGCCGAGCGGCTTCGGACTGGTCAGCAACCGCGACGCCGTGGCCGTCCTGGCCGAATTCGGCGTGCTGATGCTGCTGTTCGTCATCGGCATGAAACTGGACATCTCGCGCTTCCTGGGCGTGTGGAAGACGGCGGTGTTCACCACGCTGCTGCAGATCATGGGCAGCGTCGGCACCGCCCTGGCGCTGCGCCACGTCCTGGGCTGGAGCCTGGGGCTCTCGGTGGTGCTGGGCTGCGCCGTGGCGGTGTCGTCCACCGCCGTGGTGATCAAGGTGCTGGAGGCCTCGGACGAGCTGGACACGCCGGTGGGGCGCACCACGCTGGGCATCCTGATCGCCCAGGACATGGCGGTGGTGCCCATGATGCTGGTGCTGGAATCCCTGCAGACCAAGGCGCTGCTGCCCGCCGACATGGCCCGGGTGGTCCTTTCGGTGCTGTTCCTGGCGGTGCTGTTCTGGTGGCTGTCCAAGCGCCGGGTCGACCTGCCGCTCACCGCCCGGCTGTCCCGGGATTCCGACCTGGCCACCCTGTCGGCGCTCGCCTGGTGCTTCGGCACGGCGGCGGTGTCGGGCGTTCTCGACCTGTCGCCGGCCTACGGCGCCTTCCTGGGCGGCGTGGTGCTGGGCAATTCCGCCCAGCGCGACGTGCTCTTAAAGCGCGCCCAGCCCATCGGCAGCGTGCTGCTGATGGTGTTCTTCCTGTCCATCGGGCTGCTGCTCGACTTCAAGTTCATCTGGAAGAATCTCGGCACCGTTCTCACCCTGCTGGCCATGGTCACCCTGTTCAAGACAGCGCTCAACGTCACGGCGCTGCGCCTCGCCCGCCAGGACTGGCCCAGCGCCTTCCTGGCCGGCGTCGCCCTGGCCCAGATCGGCGAGTTCTCGTTCCTGCTGGCCGAGACCGGCAAGGCGGTAAAGCTGATCAGCGCCCAGGAGACCAAGCTGGTGGTGGCCGTCACCGTGCTGTCCCTGGTGCTGTCGCCCTTCTGGCTGTTCACCATGCGGCGCATGCACCGGGTGGCGGCGGTGCATGTCCATTCGTTCCGCGATCTGGTCTCGCGGCTCTACGGCGAAGAGGCCCGCAGCCTGGCCCGCACCGCCCGGCGGGCGCGGATGCTGGCC
- a CDS encoding TetR/AcrR family transcriptional regulator, whose translation MPPPSRRDDLVLAALRLFLRDGFHATGIAAILDAAGLTKMTLYHHFKSKEDLIVAALELRDRQFRDWLFGRMQAMGGTPRAQVLNMFEALGEWFRGEAAIGGAEPEAFRGCPFVKAAAEYAEANDPIHRVAADHKRRIVETLGEMCHKAELPEPERLARRLVLLKEGAIADATIAGDSLAAAEAKFMAVRML comes from the coding sequence ATGCCTCCTCCCTCTCGCCGCGACGATCTGGTGCTGGCGGCGCTCCGCCTGTTCCTGCGCGACGGCTTCCACGCCACCGGCATCGCCGCCATCCTGGACGCGGCCGGGCTGACCAAGATGACGCTCTATCACCACTTCAAGTCCAAGGAGGACCTGATCGTGGCGGCGCTGGAACTGCGCGACCGGCAGTTCCGCGACTGGCTGTTCGGCCGTATGCAGGCCATGGGCGGCACGCCGCGCGCCCAGGTGCTGAACATGTTCGAGGCGCTGGGCGAGTGGTTCCGGGGCGAAGCCGCCATCGGCGGCGCCGAGCCCGAGGCGTTTCGCGGCTGTCCCTTCGTCAAGGCGGCCGCCGAATACGCCGAGGCCAACGACCCCATCCACCGGGTCGCCGCCGATCACAAGCGGCGCATCGTCGAGACCCTGGGCGAGATGTGCCACAAGGCGGAACTGCCCGAGCCGGAACGCCTGGCGCGGCGCCTGGTCCTGCTGAAGGAGGGCGCCATCGCCGACGCCACCATCGCCGGCGATTCGCTCGCCGCCGCCGAGGCCAAGTTCATGGCCGTGCGCATGCTGTAG
- the rlmN gene encoding 23S rRNA (adenine(2503)-C(2))-methyltransferase RlmN, with product MDDTKTNLIGLSRDQLIAEMAQIGEKPFRAKQLWHWMYNRGETDFAKMTSISKTMQGHLAERYVVRRPQVTKELTSTDTTRKWLLKFDDGHEAETVYIPDADEERGAVCISTQVGCTLTCRFCHTGTQLLVRNLSAAEIVGQFMVARDSYGEWPTPDDGGRLLSNIVVMGMGEPLYNFENVATALEIAMDGEGIGISKRRITLSTSGVVPMMKECGERLGVNLAISLHAVTDEIRDRIMPINKKYPLKELMAACRDYPGASNARRITFEYIMLKGVNDSPADARALIKLVRGLPAKFNLIPFNPWPGSEFETPDIKTTKAFSDILQDAGYSAPIRMPRGRDILAACGQLRSESQRERASLAKARAAQGIADEHHG from the coding sequence ATGGACGACACCAAGACCAATCTTATCGGCCTGTCGCGCGACCAGTTGATCGCCGAGATGGCCCAAATCGGCGAGAAGCCCTTCCGCGCCAAGCAGCTGTGGCACTGGATGTACAATCGCGGCGAGACCGATTTCGCCAAGATGACCTCCATCTCCAAGACCATGCAGGGTCATCTGGCCGAGCGCTATGTGGTGCGCCGCCCGCAGGTGACCAAGGAGCTGACCAGCACCGACACCACCCGCAAGTGGCTGCTGAAGTTCGACGACGGCCACGAGGCCGAGACCGTCTACATCCCCGACGCCGACGAGGAGCGCGGCGCGGTGTGCATCTCCACCCAGGTGGGCTGCACGCTGACCTGCCGCTTCTGCCATACCGGCACCCAGCTCTTGGTGCGCAACCTGTCGGCGGCCGAGATCGTCGGGCAGTTCATGGTGGCCCGCGATTCCTATGGCGAGTGGCCGACGCCCGACGACGGCGGCCGCCTCTTGTCCAACATCGTGGTGATGGGCATGGGCGAGCCCCTCTACAATTTCGAGAACGTCGCCACGGCGCTGGAAATCGCCATGGACGGCGAAGGCATCGGCATCTCAAAGCGGCGCATCACGCTGTCCACCTCGGGCGTGGTGCCCATGATGAAGGAATGCGGCGAGCGGCTCGGCGTCAACCTCGCCATCTCGCTGCACGCGGTGACCGACGAGATCCGCGACCGCATCATGCCCATCAACAAGAAGTACCCCTTGAAGGAGCTGATGGCCGCCTGCCGCGACTATCCCGGCGCCTCCAACGCCCGGCGCATCACCTTCGAATACATCATGCTGAAGGGGGTCAACGATTCGCCGGCCGACGCCCGCGCCCTGATCAAGCTGGTCAGGGGCCTGCCGGCCAAGTTCAACCTGATCCCGTTCAATCCCTGGCCGGGCTCGGAGTTCGAGACCCCCGACATCAAGACCACCAAGGCGTTCTCGGACATCTTGCAAGATGCCGGCTATTCCGCCCCCATCCGCATGCCCCGGGGCCGCGACATCCTGGCCGCCTGCGGCCAGCTGCGCTCGGAAAGCCAGCGGGAGCGGGCCAGCCTCGCCAAGGCCCGCGCCGCCCAGGGGATCGCGGACGAGCACCACGGGTAG
- a CDS encoding argininosuccinate synthase, with protein sequence MKGEVKKVVLAYSGGLDTSIILRWLQDQYQCEVVTFTADLGQGEELEPARAKARLMGIKEENIFIDDLREEFVRDFVFPMFRANALYEGVYLLGTSIARPLISKRQIEIANMVGADAVSHGATGKGNDQVRFEMGYYALKPDIKVIAPWRLWDLTSRTKLLDFAEKHQIPIAKDKRGEAPYSTDANLLHISYEGKALEDPWVEPFEDMYTRSVSPENAPDKPTYIEIEFEKGDAVAIDGVRMSPATLLTKLNELGGANGIGRLDLVENRFVGMKSRGVYETPGGSVLIVAHRAMESLTLDRGESHLKDELMPRYAELIYNGFWFAPERIAIQTMIDKVSENVTGTVRLKLYKGVASVVGRKSPKSLYRMDYVTFEEDSVYDQRDAQGFIKLNALRMRLAKMARG encoded by the coding sequence ATGAAGGGCGAAGTCAAGAAGGTCGTTCTGGCCTATTCCGGCGGTCTCGACACCTCCATCATCCTGCGTTGGCTGCAGGACCAGTATCAGTGCGAGGTGGTGACCTTCACCGCCGATCTCGGCCAGGGCGAGGAGCTGGAACCGGCCCGCGCCAAGGCCCGCCTGATGGGCATCAAGGAAGAGAACATCTTCATCGACGACCTGCGCGAGGAATTCGTCCGCGACTTCGTCTTCCCGATGTTCCGCGCCAACGCGCTGTACGAGGGCGTCTACCTGCTGGGCACCTCCATCGCCCGGCCGCTGATCTCCAAGCGCCAGATCGAGATCGCCAACATGGTCGGCGCCGATGCGGTGTCCCATGGCGCCACCGGCAAGGGCAACGACCAGGTGCGCTTCGAGATGGGCTATTACGCCTTGAAGCCCGACATCAAGGTGATCGCGCCGTGGCGCCTGTGGGATCTGACCAGCCGCACCAAGCTGCTGGACTTCGCCGAGAAGCACCAGATTCCCATCGCCAAGGACAAGCGCGGCGAGGCGCCTTACTCCACCGACGCCAACCTGCTGCACATCTCCTATGAGGGCAAGGCGCTGGAAGACCCGTGGGTCGAGCCCTTCGAGGACATGTACACCCGCTCGGTCTCGCCCGAGAACGCGCCGGACAAGCCCACCTATATCGAAATCGAGTTCGAGAAGGGCGACGCGGTGGCCATCGACGGCGTGCGCATGAGCCCGGCCACCCTGCTGACCAAGCTGAACGAGCTGGGCGGCGCCAACGGCATCGGCCGCCTGGACCTGGTGGAAAACCGCTTCGTCGGCATGAAGTCCCGCGGCGTCTACGAGACCCCCGGCGGTTCCGTGCTGATCGTGGCGCACCGCGCCATGGAAAGCCTGACGCTCGATCGCGGCGAGTCCCACCTGAAGGACGAGCTGATGCCCCGCTATGCCGAGCTGATCTACAACGGCTTCTGGTTCGCGCCCGAGCGCATCGCCATCCAGACCATGATCGACAAGGTCAGCGAGAACGTCACCGGCACCGTGCGCCTCAAGCTCTACAAGGGCGTCGCCTCGGTGGTCGGCCGCAAGTCGCCCAAGTCGCTCTACCGCATGGACTACGTCACCTTCGAGGAAGACTCGGTCTACGACCAGCGCGACGCCCAGGGCTTCATCAAGCTCAATGCGCTGCGCATGCGCCTGGCCAAGATGGCTCGCGGGTAG